One Massilia putida DNA window includes the following coding sequences:
- a CDS encoding VOC family protein: protein MNILGPDTLVFGVDDVAACKQCLKDYGLVEVAASDTHGVFEALDGTSVVVRHDSDPALPPPIGKSPNIRAVIYGVKDRATLAQIKAELSKDRDVREDADGSIHAVDDIGLAVGFQVSVRRPYEAPAVPVNVPGRPAQRPVNQVAADPDAALPVPRSLSHVVLFVPDVAVAERFYVERLGFRVSDRFTGTGPFLRPAGCADHHTLFLIQAPAFMKGINHFTFHMGSVHELLRAGAAFAAKGYKSFWGPGRHIYGSNWFWYFNSPLGGTLEYDADMDTHDDSWTPRECTAAEDTSQVFLFSLREPWFPSGGNH, encoded by the coding sequence ATGAATATCCTCGGACCCGATACCCTGGTGTTCGGTGTCGACGATGTCGCCGCCTGCAAGCAATGCCTGAAGGACTACGGCCTGGTCGAGGTCGCGGCGTCGGACACGCATGGCGTATTCGAAGCACTCGACGGCACGTCGGTGGTCGTACGCCACGACAGCGACCCGGCCCTTCCGCCGCCGATCGGAAAATCGCCCAACATCCGCGCAGTGATCTACGGTGTGAAGGACCGCGCGACGCTTGCGCAGATCAAGGCCGAACTGTCGAAGGACCGCGACGTCCGCGAGGACGCCGACGGATCGATCCATGCCGTCGACGATATCGGCCTGGCGGTTGGCTTCCAGGTCAGCGTACGCCGTCCGTACGAGGCGCCGGCCGTGCCGGTCAACGTGCCTGGCCGTCCAGCCCAACGTCCCGTCAACCAGGTCGCGGCCGATCCCGATGCCGCGCTGCCGGTGCCGCGCAGCCTGTCGCACGTGGTGCTGTTCGTGCCCGACGTCGCTGTCGCCGAGCGTTTCTATGTCGAGCGCCTGGGCTTCCGTGTGTCGGACCGCTTCACCGGGACCGGACCGTTCCTGCGCCCGGCCGGCTGCGCCGACCACCATACGCTGTTCCTGATCCAGGCGCCCGCTTTCATGAAAGGTATCAACCACTTCACCTTTCACATGGGCAGCGTGCACGAACTTCTGCGCGCCGGCGCTGCTTTCGCCGCCAAGGGTTACAAGAGCTTCTGGGGGCCGGGCCGCCACATCTACGGCTCCAACTGGTTCTGGTACTTCAACTCGCCGCTGGGCGGCACGCTGGAGTACGACGCCGACATGGACACCCATGACGACAGCTGGACCCCGCGCGAGTGCACGGCGGCCGAGGACACGTCGCAGGTGTTCCTGTTCAGCCTGCGCGAGCCGTGGTTTCCGAGCGGCGGCAACCATTGA